The sequence TCATGACAATCGCGGCAACCTGGTCGGCTTCACCTCCGCTCACTGCGGGGGGCCGGGGGCGCAGGTCGCCGTGGAAGACGCCCCCGAGGCCGGCGTGGTGGGCACGATGGTCGCCGGCAACGACGCGCTGGACTACGCGGTGATCCAGTTCGACCCGGCCAAGGTGCATCCGGTCAACAACGTCAACGGGTTTCAGATCGACGGGCTGGGCCCGGACCCCGTCGTCGGCGACATCGCCTGCAAGCTGGGGCGCACCACCGGCTACTCCTGCGGGGTGACATGGGGCCCGGGCACCGAGCCCGGCACCTTCGTCAACCAGGTGTGCGGACAGCCGGGCGACTCCGGGGCCCCGGTCACCGTCAACAACCGTCTCGTGGGCATGATTCACGGCGCGTTCTCGGAGAAACTGCCGACCTGCATCATCAAGTACATCCCGCTGCACACGCCCGCGGTGACGATGTCGTTCAACACCCAGCTGGCCGACATCACCGCGAAGAACCGACCGGGAACGGGTTTCGTCCCGGTCGGCGCTTCATGACGTTACCTGGCCGTCCGGATGTTCTCGAAAACGCTGGGGTCCACCAGCGTTGAGGTGTCACCGAGTTCGCGTCCCTCGGCGACGTCACGCAACAGCCGGCGCATGATCTTGCCGCTGCGGGTCTTGGGAAGTTCGGGCACGACATGGATTTCGCGCGGCCGGGCGATCTTTCCGATCTCCTTGGCGACCTGCTCGCGCAGAACCTCGACCATCTCCTCGCCGCTGGATTTGGCGTGCGCCTCGAGGATGACGAACGCGCAGATCGCTTGTCCGGTCTGCGCATCGCTGGCCCCGACCACCGCCGCCTCGGCGACGTGTTGGTGCCCGACGAGCGCGGACTCCACCTCCGCGGTCGAAATGCGGTGTCCGGACACGTTCATCACGTCGTCGATGCGGCCCAGCACCCAGATGTCGCCGTCGGCGTCGTAGCGGGCGCCGTCACCGGCGAAGTACCAACCCTGCTCTTCGAACCGCTTCCAGTAGGTGTCCTTGTAGCGCTCGGGGTCCTTCCAGATGCCGCGCAGCATCGACGGCCACGGCTGGTCGAGCACCAGATATCCGGTGACCGGTTCGGCATCGGGCGGGCTGGGCGGAATGCGGTGGCCGTCCTCGTCGACGATCTGGGCGCAGATCCCCGGCAGCGGTGCCATCGCCGCGCCCGGCTTGGCCGCCGTCACACCGGGCAGCGGGGAGATCATGATGGCACCGGTCTCGGTCTGCCACCAGGTGTCCACCACCGGCGTCCGGTCCCCGCCGATCACGTGGCGATACCAGCGCCACGCCTCGGGGTTGATCGGCTCGCCGACCGAGCCCAGCAGCCGCAGGCTGGACAGGTTGTGGGCGTCGGGAATCTCCCGGCCCCACTTCATGAAGGTTCGGATCAACGTGGGCGCCGTGTAATAGACGGTGACGCCGTACTTTTCGATGATCTCGAAGTGCCGGTGCTCGTTGGGGGAGTTCGGTGTCCCCTCGTAGACCACCTGGGTCGCGCCGTTGGCCAACGGCCCGAACACGATGTAGCTGTGCCCGGTGACCCAGCCGATGTCGGCGGTGCACCAGTACACGTCGGTCTCGGGTTTGGAGTCGAACACGTAGTAGTGGGTGTAGGCCGCCTGGGTCAAAAAGCCGCCGGTGGTGTGGATGATGCCCTTGGGCTTGCCGGTGGTGCCCGAGGTGTACAGCAGAAACAGCGGATGCTCGGAGTCGAAGGCCTCGGGGGTGTGCTCGGCGGAGGCGCGGTCGACGATGTCGTGCCACCACACGTCGCGGCCCTCGGTCCACGGGATGTCGATGCCCGTGCGTTCCACCACGACGACGTGCTGGACCGACGGTTGCCCCTGCACCGCCTGATCGGCGCCCTCCTTCAGCGACACCGCCTTCCCACGGCGGTACTGCCCGTCCGAGGTGATGACCAACTTGGCCTCGGCGTCCTGGATGCGGGCGGCCAGCGCCGAGGCCGAGAAGCCGGCGAACACGACCGAATGCAGCACCCCAAGTCGCGCGCAGGCCAGCATCGCGATGATGGCCTCCGGGATCATCGGCATATAGATGGCGACCCGGTCACCGGCGGTCAGCCCAAGCGCGGTGAACGCGTTGGCGGCCTTGCAGACTTCTTCCTTCAGCTGTGCGTATGTCAGGGCGTGCGAGTCACCGACGGGTTCGCCCTCCCAGTACAGGGCCACCCTGTCCCCGTGGCCGGCCTCAACGTGGCGGTCCACGCAGTTGTAGGCCACGTTGAGCTTGCCGCCGACAAACCATTTCGCGAACGGCGCGTCCGACCAGTCCAGGACATCGGTGAACGGGGTGTCCCAGGACAGCCGCTCGGCTTGCTTCGCCCAGAACGCCAGCCGGTCCCGCTCGGCCTCGCGGTAGAGCTCCTCTGTCGCGTTGGCTTGCGCGGCGAACTCGGGGGAGGGCGGATAGACGGACGGTGCGTGGTTGGGCTTCGCCGATGTCTCTGTCATACCTGTGAGGGTAGTCACCCGAGGCCTCGCGCACGGCGGCATGTCACAAGCTGTCGGCGGGCGCGCGAAACGTGGTGCGGGACGGGTGAGCCGGCTGGACTAGCGTGGCTGCCGTGACCGCTTCCGCAAGCCCGTTGGCCCCGCTGATCGAGCTGCCCGGGGTGGCCGAGGCCTGCGAGGAAGCACGTGAGGCGCTGGGCCGTGCGCACCGGCACCGCACCAATCTGCGCGGTTGGCCCGCGACCGCCGCGGAGTCCGCGCTGCGCGGTGCGCGGGCGTCGTCGGTGCTGGACGGCGGCTCGTTGCAGTTGGCCGAGGGCGACGAGCTCGACCCGGTGCTCGCGGGGGCGTTGCGGGTGGCCGAGGCGCTCGAAGGCGGCGAGACGTCGCTGGTCGGCGTGTGGCGGCGGGCGCCGTTGCAGGCACTCGCGCGGCTGCATGCGTTGGCGGCCGCCGACCTCGTCGACGACGACCGGTTGGGCCGTCCCCGCGTCGACGCCGAGGTCGGGCAACGGCTCGCGTTGCTCGCCGACATCGTCACGGGCAGCGCCGGGCAGGCAGTGCCCGCGGCGGTGCTTGCCGCCGTCGCGCACGGTGAACTGCTCACGCTGGCGCCGTTCGGCAGCGCCGACGGCGTGGTGGCCAGGGCGGTGTCGCGGTTGGTGACGATGTCCAGCGGGCTGGATCCGCACGGCCTCGGGGTGCCGGAGGTCTACCTGATGCGACAGTCCGGTGACTACAAGGCCGCGGCGCGCGGCTTCGCGTCGGGGACGCCCGACGGGTTGACGGCGTGGCTGTTGCTGAGTTGCCGGGCGCTGCACGCCGGTGCGCGCGAAGCGCTGTCGATCGCGCACAACATGGGTTCGCAGACGGGTTCGCAGCAGAACTAAGGCTGCCCGGCGGGGCCAGCGCGAGACAGCGCGATGCGGGCGGCGCTCCGAGGGAGTTCGGCTCGCCGCCCGCTAGCACGGAGCCCGGTTACCAAGCGTGCAATGTGGGTTGCGTGGGTTGGCCTCGGCGTCTTGTCGATGCGCTACGACTGCAACCCCACCCAAAGGGTTGTCGAGGCCGTCCGCTTATCGCAAATACGCAGGCCCGCAACACTTCTGCCTATTTCGCGGCATGTGCTCCGCGTGGGTACTCGGGACCCGTGCTGGGGAGCTTGGTTCGGGAGTCCGAGCCTTCTCTTCCGGCTCGGCCTTGGCCTCGCCAAGCTTCCGTGCTTCCTTTGTACCCCGTGACCGCGGTCACATCAAGGGCCAACTGCCGGGGTGGTCCCGGATCGTTACGGGGCGCTCGCGGGCGGGTGAAAAAGGGCGTCAGAAGGCGAAGCGACGCAGCAGTGAATAGGTCAGCGCGCCGGCCGCCAGTGCGCTGAAGCCGACCGCTGCGGTGGTGGCCATCGCGGCGCCCGACGGGGCGGGAATGCGGTCGCGCAGCGACACCGGCCGAGAGAACGTGAGCACCGGCCAGCCGCGTGCCGCGGCCTCTTTGCGCAACGCGCGGTCCGGGTTCACCACGGTCGGGTGGCCGACGATCTCCAGCATCGGCAGATCGGTGATCGAGTCCGAATAGGCGTAGCAGTGCTCCAGCGCGTAGCCTTCGCGGGCGGCAAGCTGGCGAATCGCCTCGGCTTTGCCCTCTCCGTAGCAGTAGAACGCGATCTCGCCGGTGTAGCGGCCGTCCTCGACGACCATCCGCGTCGCCATCGCGTGGGTGGCGCCAAGCGCGCGGGCGATCGGCGCGACGATCTCTTCCCCGGATGCCGAGACAACGACCACGTCGCGGCCGCACAACTTGTGATCGGCGATCAAGTCGGCGGCTTCGGCGAACACCAACGGGTTGACGACGTCGTGCAGCGTCTCGCCGACGATCGACTTCACCTGCTCGACGTCCCAGCCGGTGCACATGTTGGTCAGGTAGCTACGCATCCGGTCCATCTGGTCGTGGTCGGCGCCGGACATCAGGAACAGAAACTGCGCGTAGGCCGACTTCAGAACGGCCCGGCGGTTGATTAGCCCCTGCTC comes from Mycolicibacterium pulveris and encodes:
- the acs gene encoding acetate--CoA ligase, translated to MTETSAKPNHAPSVYPPSPEFAAQANATEELYREAERDRLAFWAKQAERLSWDTPFTDVLDWSDAPFAKWFVGGKLNVAYNCVDRHVEAGHGDRVALYWEGEPVGDSHALTYAQLKEEVCKAANAFTALGLTAGDRVAIYMPMIPEAIIAMLACARLGVLHSVVFAGFSASALAARIQDAEAKLVITSDGQYRRGKAVSLKEGADQAVQGQPSVQHVVVVERTGIDIPWTEGRDVWWHDIVDRASAEHTPEAFDSEHPLFLLYTSGTTGKPKGIIHTTGGFLTQAAYTHYYVFDSKPETDVYWCTADIGWVTGHSYIVFGPLANGATQVVYEGTPNSPNEHRHFEIIEKYGVTVYYTAPTLIRTFMKWGREIPDAHNLSSLRLLGSVGEPINPEAWRWYRHVIGGDRTPVVDTWWQTETGAIMISPLPGVTAAKPGAAMAPLPGICAQIVDEDGHRIPPSPPDAEPVTGYLVLDQPWPSMLRGIWKDPERYKDTYWKRFEEQGWYFAGDGARYDADGDIWVLGRIDDVMNVSGHRISTAEVESALVGHQHVAEAAVVGASDAQTGQAICAFVILEAHAKSSGEEMVEVLREQVAKEIGKIARPREIHVVPELPKTRSGKIMRRLLRDVAEGRELGDTSTLVDPSVFENIRTAR
- a CDS encoding S1 family peptidase codes for the protein MRTTLVTLAGLVALAGPAPVAHAAEPVALGGGSGLVVNGETMCTLTAIGHDNRGNLVGFTSAHCGGPGAQVAVEDAPEAGVVGTMVAGNDALDYAVIQFDPAKVHPVNNVNGFQIDGLGPDPVVGDIACKLGRTTGYSCGVTWGPGTEPGTFVNQVCGQPGDSGAPVTVNNRLVGMIHGAFSEKLPTCIIKYIPLHTPAVTMSFNTQLADITAKNRPGTGFVPVGAS
- a CDS encoding HAD-IB family hydrolase produces the protein MTASQPPAERVAGPHAAAPAGQPVRTAAFFDLDKTVIAKSSTLAFSKPFFEQGLINRRAVLKSAYAQFLFLMSGADHDQMDRMRSYLTNMCTGWDVEQVKSIVGETLHDVVNPLVFAEAADLIADHKLCGRDVVVVSASGEEIVAPIARALGATHAMATRMVVEDGRYTGEIAFYCYGEGKAEAIRQLAAREGYALEHCYAYSDSITDLPMLEIVGHPTVVNPDRALRKEAAARGWPVLTFSRPVSLRDRIPAPSGAAMATTAAVGFSALAAGALTYSLLRRFAF
- a CDS encoding oxidoreductase; translated protein: MTASASPLAPLIELPGVAEACEEAREALGRAHRHRTNLRGWPATAAESALRGARASSVLDGGSLQLAEGDELDPVLAGALRVAEALEGGETSLVGVWRRAPLQALARLHALAAADLVDDDRLGRPRVDAEVGQRLALLADIVTGSAGQAVPAAVLAAVAHGELLTLAPFGSADGVVARAVSRLVTMSSGLDPHGLGVPEVYLMRQSGDYKAAARGFASGTPDGLTAWLLLSCRALHAGAREALSIAHNMGSQTGSQQN